A portion of the Intestinibacillus sp. Marseille-P6563 genome contains these proteins:
- a CDS encoding type I restriction-modification system subunit M has product MRDKYFYEVMFDDTSIDVSKEVGLVWSIANSLRGAYTSDKYKDVIIPMVIIRRFECALEATKDAVAAKHKQNPNLPAALLCQVSKYPFYNYSEYNLKRLLDDSDNIASNLKSYIEGFSANIQLILEKLLKFSTQIDKMDKSNRLYSVVKKFSELDLYPTHVDSMKMGYIFEDIIRRFSENAEAGDHYTPREVIRLMVNVLLAEGCNDLLTDEGKIATVLDAACGSGGMLSTTYDFLRRKNPYVDVRLFGQEINPESYAICLADMLIKGQDVKNIMGDEEANTLKTDCFPDQKMRLVIMNPPFGTPWGGKDAPEGQEKKVREENKKGGRFEHGLPGTGDAQLLFMQHAINKLDEKNGRAAIITNGSPLFSGGTTSGESQIRRWMLEEDLIEAIIALPTQLFYNTDIGIYIFILSRNKRPDRRGKVQLINAVDMWKPLRKSLGKKRREIDRDSMAKITELYSNFEENQYCKIFPNEEFMYKEYAVYQPLQRRGVLDAESIERLRTSSYFTSNSSIFNETDFEQLKEMNPRSAADEKKYQKYLAGQQFVADVLTILEANCSDRVFMDYSEFEKYLKSLLGKVEGMSASRLTGIAMVLAVMDKTAVVQKDRKGEIIKDTTTKDTEIIKLTQEPEEYFQREVYPHVPDAIWAYEFDPEKKESATNKEKLGAEFPFTRFFYEYKEPEKADDLLAQFMELEKSLSEKIAALQESEGV; this is encoded by the coding sequence ATGAGAGATAAGTATTTTTACGAAGTTATGTTTGATGATACGTCCATTGACGTAAGCAAAGAAGTGGGATTGGTCTGGTCCATTGCCAATTCGCTCCGTGGTGCTTATACCTCGGATAAATATAAGGACGTTATTATCCCCATGGTCATCATCCGTCGATTTGAGTGCGCTCTGGAGGCTACCAAAGATGCAGTTGCAGCAAAGCACAAGCAGAACCCCAACTTGCCTGCTGCGCTCCTTTGCCAGGTTTCCAAATATCCTTTTTACAACTATAGTGAATACAACCTCAAACGCCTTCTGGATGACAGCGACAACATTGCATCAAATCTCAAGTCTTACATTGAAGGCTTTTCCGCCAACATCCAGCTAATTCTGGAAAAGCTGCTGAAATTCAGCACCCAGATCGACAAAATGGATAAGAGCAACCGTCTTTACAGCGTGGTGAAAAAGTTCTCTGAACTGGATTTGTACCCCACCCATGTAGACAGCATGAAGATGGGCTACATTTTCGAGGATATTATCCGTCGTTTTTCTGAAAACGCTGAGGCCGGTGATCACTACACGCCCCGTGAAGTAATTCGTCTGATGGTCAATGTACTGCTGGCAGAGGGCTGCAACGACCTGCTGACGGATGAGGGTAAAATTGCCACCGTACTGGATGCTGCCTGTGGTTCGGGCGGTATGCTGTCCACTACCTATGATTTCCTGCGCCGCAAAAATCCCTATGTGGATGTGCGTTTGTTTGGACAGGAAATCAACCCCGAATCCTACGCCATTTGTCTGGCGGATATGCTCATCAAAGGCCAAGATGTGAAAAACATCATGGGTGATGAGGAAGCCAATACCTTGAAAACGGACTGCTTCCCGGATCAGAAGATGCGGCTGGTGATTATGAATCCTCCGTTTGGTACACCCTGGGGCGGCAAAGATGCGCCGGAAGGACAGGAGAAGAAAGTCCGTGAGGAAAACAAGAAGGGCGGACGGTTTGAGCACGGCCTTCCCGGAACCGGTGACGCCCAGCTGCTGTTCATGCAGCACGCCATCAATAAACTGGACGAGAAAAACGGACGTGCAGCGATCATTACCAATGGCTCGCCTCTTTTCTCCGGCGGAACGACCAGCGGTGAAAGTCAAATCCGGCGCTGGATGCTGGAAGAAGATTTGATTGAGGCTATTATTGCCCTGCCTACCCAGCTTTTCTATAACACTGACATCGGCATTTATATCTTTATTCTGTCCCGCAATAAGCGCCCTGACCGCCGTGGAAAGGTGCAGCTGATCAATGCGGTGGATATGTGGAAGCCCCTGCGCAAATCTTTGGGCAAAAAGCGCCGTGAAATCGACCGGGATAGCATGGCAAAAATCACCGAGCTGTACTCCAACTTTGAGGAAAACCAATACTGCAAGATTTTCCCCAACGAGGAGTTTATGTACAAGGAGTATGCGGTTTATCAGCCGTTGCAGCGCCGGGGTGTGCTGGATGCAGAGAGCATCGAGCGGCTGCGGACCAGCAGTTACTTCACCAGTAACTCCAGTATTTTCAATGAGACGGATTTTGAACAGTTGAAAGAGATGAACCCCCGCAGTGCTGCTGACGAAAAGAAATATCAGAAATATCTGGCGGGGCAGCAGTTTGTGGCAGATGTACTGACTATTCTGGAAGCCAACTGCTCTGACCGTGTATTTATGGACTACAGCGAGTTTGAAAAGTATCTGAAATCACTGCTGGGTAAGGTTGAGGGGATGTCTGCCAGCCGTTTGACCGGCATTGCCATGGTGCTGGCGGTGATGGACAAAACCGCCGTGGTACAGAAAGACCGCAAGGGAGAAATTATCAAGGATACTACTACCAAGGACACCGAGATTATCAAGCTCACACAGGAGCCGGAGGAATATTTTCAGCGGGAAGTTTATCCTCACGTGCCAGATGCCATCTGGGCCTATGAATTTGACCCGGAGAAAAAGGAGAGCGCCACAAACAAGGAAAAACTGGGTGCAGAGTTTCCGTTTACTCGATTCTTCTACGAGTACAAGGAGCCGGAAAAGGCAGATGATTTGCTGGCCCAGTTTATGGAACTGGAAAAATCCCTCTCCGAAAAAATTGCAGCCTTGCAAGAAAGTGAGGGAGTGTAA
- the mobV gene encoding MobV family relaxase yields MAQHAILRFEKHKGNPARPLEAHHERQKEQYASNPDIDTSRSKYNFHIVKPEGRYYHFIQSRIEQAGCRTRKDSTRFVDTLVTASPEFFKGKSPKEIQAFFQRAADFLIGRVGRENIVSAVVHMDEKTPHLHLTFVPLTKDNRLCAKEIIGNRANLTKWQDDFHAYMVEKYPDLERGESASRTGRKHIPTRLFKQAVSLSRQARAIEATLDGINPLNAGKKKEEALSMLKKWFPQMENFSGQLKKYKVTINDLLAENEKLEARAKASEKGKMKDTMERAKLKSELDNLQRLVDRIPPEVLAELKRQQRTRGR; encoded by the coding sequence ATGGCACAACACGCAATTTTACGGTTTGAGAAGCACAAGGGCAACCCGGCAAGGCCGCTGGAAGCCCATCACGAAAGACAGAAAGAACAGTATGCCAGCAATCCCGACATTGACACAAGCCGGAGCAAATACAACTTCCATATCGTCAAGCCGGAGGGACGCTATTACCACTTCATTCAGAGCCGGATTGAGCAGGCCGGGTGCCGAACCCGCAAGGACAGCACACGGTTTGTCGATACGCTGGTAACTGCCAGCCCGGAGTTTTTCAAGGGGAAATCCCCAAAGGAGATACAGGCGTTTTTCCAGAGGGCGGCGGACTTCCTCATTGGCCGGGTAGGACGGGAAAATATCGTGTCGGCGGTGGTACACATGGACGAGAAAACGCCCCACCTGCATTTGACCTTTGTTCCGCTGACAAAGGACAACCGCCTGTGTGCAAAGGAGATTATCGGCAACCGGGCAAACCTGACGAAGTGGCAGGACGATTTTCACGCCTATATGGTGGAGAAATATCCTGACTTGGAGCGTGGGGAGAGCGCCAGCAGGACAGGCCGGAAGCATATCCCCACCCGGCTTTTCAAACAGGCGGTTTCCCTCTCCCGGCAGGCAAGAGCCATTGAAGCCACACTGGACGGCATTAACCCGCTGAACGCCGGAAAGAAAAAAGAGGAAGCCCTCTCCATGCTGAAAAAGTGGTTCCCGCAGATGGAGAATTTCTCCGGGCAGTTGAAAAAGTACAAGGTCACAATCAATGACCTGCTGGCGGAGAATGAGAAGTTGGAAGCAAGGGCAAAGGCCAGCGAAAAAGGAAAGATGAAAGATACGATGGAACGGGCAAAGCTGAAAAGCGAACTGGACAATTTACAGCGGCTGGTTGACCGTATCCCGCCGGAAGTGCTGGCGGAGCTGAAACGGCAGCAGCGAACAAGAGGGAGGTAA
- a CDS encoding helix-turn-helix domain-containing protein, producing MELSIQERLKDLRVERGLTLEQLAEETHLSKSALGSYEGDKFKDISHYALIQLAKFYEVSVDYLLCRSETKNHPNADLADLRLSDDMIEFLKSRLVDNALLCELATHPDFPRLMADLEIYVNGIAAKQVQGANAIVDAVSATIMKQHNPGLTDPQLRQLIAAHIDDDSFCRHVIQQDINKIALDLRKAHKDDFFSVPEDNPLEDFLQTAEEAASPNSDPEQAAMAFICKRLKLNYGKLSEEEKKWLKRIAQKSDLLKNPNPQRGRK from the coding sequence ATGGAACTATCCATACAAGAACGCCTGAAAGACCTGCGTGTGGAGCGTGGCCTGACGCTGGAGCAGCTTGCGGAAGAAACCCATCTCTCCAAGTCTGCGTTAGGCAGCTATGAGGGGGACAAGTTCAAGGACATCAGCCACTATGCCCTTATCCAGCTGGCAAAGTTTTACGAAGTGTCCGTTGATTATCTGCTGTGCCGTTCTGAAACAAAAAATCACCCAAACGCCGATCTTGCAGACCTGCGTTTGAGTGATGATATGATTGAATTTTTGAAAAGCAGGCTGGTGGATAATGCCCTCCTGTGTGAACTGGCGACGCACCCGGATTTTCCCCGGCTCATGGCTGACCTTGAAATCTATGTAAACGGCATAGCGGCAAAGCAGGTACAGGGGGCAAACGCCATTGTGGACGCTGTGAGCGCAACTATTATGAAGCAGCACAATCCCGGTCTGACCGACCCGCAGTTAAGGCAGCTGATCGCCGCCCACATTGACGATGACAGCTTTTGCCGCCATGTGATACAGCAGGATATAAACAAGATAGCCCTTGACCTGCGGAAAGCCCACAAGGACGATTTTTTCAGTGTCCCGGAGGACAATCCTCTGGAAGATTTCTTGCAGACCGCCGAAGAAGCCGCCAGCCCAAACAGCGACCCGGAACAGGCTGCGATGGCCTTTATCTGCAAGCGGCTCAAACTGAACTATGGGAAGCTGTCGGAGGAGGAAAAGAAATGGCTGAAAAGGATTGCACAGAAGTCGGACTTGCTGAAAAATCCAAACCCGCAGCGGGGAAGAAAATGA
- a CDS encoding AAA family ATPase → MDQGRIIVITGSPGTGKTTTASTVAKESDLEKSVHMHTDDFYHYLSKGAIPPYLPESNEQNLIVIEAFLEAAKRYARGGYDVIVDGIVGPWFLEPWLNIVQEHYEVHYIVLRASKEETMKRAIKRSKLDRETNIELVETMWEQFSNLGIYESNVIDTTTHSVKDTVSAVKEKIVRGTALLL, encoded by the coding sequence ATGGATCAAGGTAGAATTATTGTAATCACAGGTTCGCCGGGGACGGGGAAAACTACAACGGCATCTACTGTTGCAAAAGAATCGGATTTGGAAAAATCTGTGCATATGCACACAGATGACTTTTATCATTATTTGAGTAAAGGGGCAATACCACCATATTTGCCAGAATCAAATGAGCAAAATTTGATTGTCATTGAAGCATTTTTAGAAGCCGCGAAGCGATATGCTCGTGGTGGATATGATGTAATTGTAGATGGTATTGTAGGACCGTGGTTTTTAGAGCCGTGGCTCAACATTGTTCAAGAGCATTATGAAGTACACTATATCGTTTTAAGAGCAAGTAAAGAAGAAACTATGAAGAGAGCTATCAAACGCTCAAAGTTAGACAGAGAAACAAATATTGAATTAGTTGAAACGATGTGGGAACAATTTTCCAATTTAGGAATCTATGAATCAAATGTTATTGATACAACTACGCACTCAGTCAAAGATACTGTATCAGCAGTAAAAGAAAAAATTGTAAGGGGTACTGCTTTACTGCTTTAG
- a CDS encoding cysteine-rich VLP domain-containing protein, protein MKNNPYKDLPPLECRPDGSLYRMTPAQRKRASALIRRECCCCEDGNCIALDDGDTCTCPQTISFSVCCKWFRWAVLPLDGTLEAEIFRDKDLKRCAVCGGVFVPKSNRAKYCPGCAARVHRRQKTESERKRRSAVDS, encoded by the coding sequence ATGAAAAATAATCCCTACAAAGACTTGCCGCCGCTGGAATGCAGGCCGGACGGTTCCCTTTACCGCATGACCCCGGCGCAGCGGAAACGGGCAAGCGCCCTGATACGCCGGGAGTGCTGTTGCTGTGAGGACGGCAACTGCATTGCCCTTGACGATGGGGACACCTGCACCTGCCCGCAGACGATTTCTTTCTCGGTCTGCTGTAAGTGGTTCCGCTGGGCGGTCTTGCCGCTGGACGGGACGCTGGAAGCGGAAATTTTCCGGGATAAGGACTTGAAACGCTGTGCGGTCTGCGGCGGTGTGTTCGTCCCCAAATCCAACCGGGCAAAATACTGCCCCGGCTGTGCCGCCAGAGTTCACAGGCGGCAGAAAACAGAAAGTGAACGGAAAAGGAGGTCTGCTGTGGACAGTTAG
- a CDS encoding type IA DNA topoisomerase, with protein sequence MATDKKKQFKIVAELLKQANTIIVATDSDREGENIAWSIIHKANAFSKDKTYKRLWINSLEKDVIRSGFQNLQPGMNYYPFYQEAQTRQIADWLIGMNASPLYTLNLQQKGVQGTFSLGRVQTPTLYLIFQRQEAIENFRKEPFFEVEASIKVNQGSFKGVISPTQRFKTQEELLAFVSSEQAKIGNQEGIIADVQTKEKKTNSPSLFSLSSLQSKVNQLYKATASQTLKAMQGLYEAKLLSYPRTDTPFITENEFAYLKANFGKYSGFLGLDLEMVQTEPRKRYVDGSKVQEHHAIIPTKQVPTESALAKMDDLQRKIYALVVKTTVAMFLPDYLYEETKIQTKVADLLFQSIGKTPKQEGWKILFKQQTKEEEEDVQTLPLVIIGEHAEVDVKSAEKETQPPKAFTEGTLLTAMKTANKTVDDEEAIKILQEVEGIGTEATRASIIEALKQKEYIQVIKNKLVVTEKGKLLCQAVESQHLLTSAEMTAKWETYLKKIGKREGNQENFITNIKKFIVHLLEAVPNDIEKLNFSDYQEQKEKEAEKSIVGKCPKCGNNIVLKKSFYGCSNYPECKFTLAEHFRKKKLTKTNVKELLEGKETLVKGIKTKDRKSYNAVVKIGEKGYIDFISFSK encoded by the coding sequence GTGGCAACAGATAAAAAAAAGCAGTTTAAAATTGTTGCTGAACTTTTAAAACAAGCAAATACAATCATTGTCGCAACAGATAGCGACAGAGAAGGCGAAAACATTGCCTGGTCGATCATTCATAAAGCAAATGCCTTTTCTAAAGATAAAACGTATAAAAGACTATGGATCAATAGTTTAGAAAAAGATGTGATCCGTAGCGGTTTTCAAAATTTGCAACCAGGAATGAATTACTATCCCTTTTATCAAGAAGCGCAAACACGCCAAATTGCCGATTGGTTGATCGGCATGAATGCAAGCCCTTTGTATACGTTAAATTTACAGCAGAAGGGCGTACAAGGTACATTTTCACTAGGACGTGTTCAAACGCCCACCTTATATCTTATTTTTCAGCGCCAGGAAGCCATAGAAAACTTTAGAAAAGAACCTTTTTTCGAGGTGGAAGCTAGTATAAAAGTAAACCAAGGGTCATTTAAGGGCGTTATAAGCCCCACACAGCGCTTTAAAACCCAAGAGGAGCTTTTAGCTTTTGTTTCTTCTGAACAAGCTAAAATAGGCAATCAAGAGGGGATAATTGCTGATGTTCAAACCAAAGAGAAGAAAACGAATAGTCCGAGTTTGTTTTCTTTAAGTAGTTTGCAATCAAAAGTTAATCAGCTTTATAAAGCGACAGCGAGCCAAACTTTAAAAGCTATGCAAGGACTGTATGAAGCAAAATTATTGAGTTATCCAAGAACAGATACACCATTTATTACAGAGAACGAATTTGCTTATTTAAAAGCGAATTTTGGCAAATATAGCGGTTTTTTAGGACTTGATCTTGAAATGGTTCAAACAGAGCCTAGAAAGCGTTATGTGGACGGTAGTAAGGTACAGGAACACCACGCCATTATCCCAACAAAACAAGTACCTACCGAATCTGCATTAGCGAAAATGGACGATTTACAACGAAAAATATATGCTTTAGTCGTTAAAACGACCGTTGCCATGTTTCTACCTGATTATTTGTATGAAGAAACTAAGATACAAACCAAAGTAGCCGACTTACTTTTTCAATCAATAGGCAAGACACCAAAGCAAGAAGGTTGGAAAATTCTTTTCAAACAACAAACCAAAGAAGAAGAAGAGGACGTTCAAACGTTACCCTTGGTTATCATTGGAGAACATGCCGAGGTTGACGTTAAGAGTGCCGAAAAAGAAACACAACCACCGAAAGCTTTTACAGAGGGTACATTATTAACTGCTATGAAAACGGCGAATAAAACGGTTGATGATGAAGAAGCAATCAAGATTTTACAAGAAGTTGAGGGGATTGGAACAGAAGCGACAAGAGCAAGCATTATTGAAGCCTTGAAACAAAAAGAATATATCCAAGTGATTAAGAATAAGCTTGTTGTAACTGAAAAAGGAAAATTATTGTGCCAGGCAGTTGAAAGTCAGCACCTTTTAACGAGTGCTGAAATGACGGCTAAATGGGAAACGTATTTAAAAAAAATCGGTAAAAGAGAAGGCAATCAAGAGAACTTTATTACGAATATCAAAAAATTCATTGTTCATTTACTGGAAGCTGTACCTAACGATATAGAAAAACTAAATTTTTCTGATTACCAGGAACAGAAAGAAAAAGAAGCAGAAAAAAGTATTGTAGGAAAATGTCCTAAGTGTGGCAACAATATTGTATTAAAAAAATCGTTTTATGGTTGTTCAAATTATCCTGAATGTAAGTTTACTTTAGCTGAACATTTTAGAAAGAAAAAACTCACCAAAACAAATGTAAAAGAATTACTAGAGGGAAAAGAAACCCTGGTAAAAGGAATCAAAACGAAAGATAGAAAGTCCTACAATGCCGTTGTAAAAATCGGAGAAAAGGGATATATTGATTTTATATCTTTCTCAAAATAA
- a CDS encoding helix-turn-helix domain-containing protein, translated as MPPKVVADKASERAKQNLGTLIMRCRGTLSQSQLAKRVGLPRSNMKYIEDGVNAPTAEVYEKLIKELKPDLQTRRRMDRLYMAIRKVPPPDICRTITQNKDLVDAMRKLEGCNLTPDQIESVATLFASFQENREGEPIK; from the coding sequence TTGCCCCCAAAAGTGGTCGCTGATAAAGCATCCGAGAGAGCCAAACAGAACCTTGGAACTCTAATTATGAGATGCCGTGGAACGCTCAGCCAATCCCAATTAGCAAAAAGGGTTGGCCTGCCCCGTTCCAACATGAAATATATAGAAGACGGTGTCAATGCCCCGACAGCAGAAGTCTATGAAAAGCTGATTAAGGAGCTGAAGCCGGATTTGCAGACACGCCGGCGTATGGATCGCCTGTATATGGCAATTCGGAAAGTGCCTCCGCCGGATATTTGCCGAACTATCACACAAAACAAGGATTTGGTAGATGCAATGCGGAAGTTGGAAGGTTGTAATCTAACTCCCGACCAGATTGAAAGTGTTGCCACATTGTTTGCGTCTTTTCAAGAGAATAGAGAAGGAGAACCCATAAAATGA
- a CDS encoding recombinase family protein — MKQPYNTTIYNTALYMRLSRDDESYGDSVSIETQRTILQQYAREQGLHVVGEYVDDGWSGTNFERPSFQRMMDDVEAGKVNCIVTKDLSRFGREHVMMDYYLEFLFPEKRVRYIAVAENEDTEKGLSDFVPFKNLFNEWFAKDTSRKVKTAFKAKFAAGQRISAYAPLGYKKHPEIKNKLIIDEETRWIVEKIFDLAIHGKGAASITRILIAEKVPTPGFINFQRDGTFANIYAGAPEEKGYAWTIAQVKSIMKDETYIGHTIHYRETNISFKNKRRIRKPQSEWVRVENTQEPIISEQVFRQVQEQIASRRRERKNGTTQIFAGLIKCADCGWSLAYGENRQNSKPYGYYHCSKNGQGTRQCSMHYIRYDVLYAYVLSRLQYWSALVQHDEEQLLKRLLNANDKGQAAARKKQAAELKKAEKRKAEVDTLFARMYEDWAAGRITEYNFNMLSGKYQSEQAELEEKIEQLQSAIAAESQSAADAEKWIALMKECVNPTELTAELLNTLIEKILVHEAVKNEDGSREQEVEIFYRFIGKID; from the coding sequence GTGAAACAACCTTACAATACTACCATTTACAACACGGCTCTTTATATGCGGTTAAGCCGTGACGATGAAAGCTATGGTGACAGCGTAAGCATTGAAACGCAGCGGACAATCCTGCAACAGTACGCAAGGGAGCAGGGGCTTCATGTGGTCGGGGAATATGTGGACGATGGGTGGAGTGGGACAAACTTCGAGCGTCCGAGTTTCCAGCGCATGATGGACGATGTGGAAGCCGGAAAAGTAAACTGCATTGTCACCAAAGACCTGTCCCGTTTCGGGCGGGAGCATGTGATGATGGACTACTATCTGGAATTTCTGTTCCCGGAAAAACGGGTGCGGTACATCGCCGTTGCGGAGAATGAGGACACAGAAAAGGGACTGTCCGATTTTGTGCCATTCAAAAACCTGTTCAACGAATGGTTCGCAAAGGACACCAGCCGCAAGGTAAAAACTGCTTTCAAGGCAAAGTTTGCCGCCGGACAGCGTATCAGCGCCTATGCTCCCCTCGGGTACAAGAAGCACCCGGAAATCAAGAACAAGCTGATAATCGACGAGGAAACCCGCTGGATCGTGGAGAAGATTTTTGACCTTGCTATTCACGGCAAAGGGGCGGCCAGCATTACAAGGATATTGATTGCGGAAAAAGTACCGACGCCGGGATTTATCAACTTCCAGCGTGACGGGACTTTCGCCAATATCTATGCTGGCGCACCAGAGGAAAAAGGCTACGCATGGACGATAGCGCAGGTCAAAAGCATTATGAAAGATGAAACCTACATCGGCCATACCATCCACTACCGGGAGACCAATATTTCCTTTAAGAACAAGCGGAGGATACGCAAGCCCCAAAGCGAATGGGTGCGGGTGGAGAACACGCAGGAGCCGATTATCAGCGAACAGGTTTTCCGGCAGGTACAGGAGCAGATCGCAAGCCGCCGGAGGGAGCGCAAGAATGGCACGACACAGATTTTTGCGGGGCTGATAAAGTGTGCGGACTGCGGCTGGTCGCTGGCCTACGGGGAGAACAGACAGAACAGCAAGCCCTATGGCTACTACCATTGTAGCAAGAACGGGCAAGGCACACGCCAATGCTCCATGCACTACATCCGCTATGATGTGCTTTACGCCTATGTCCTCTCCCGTCTGCAATACTGGTCGGCGCTGGTACAGCACGATGAAGAACAGCTTTTGAAACGGCTGCTGAACGCCAATGACAAAGGACAGGCCGCCGCAAGAAAAAAACAGGCTGCTGAACTGAAAAAAGCGGAGAAGCGGAAAGCCGAGGTCGATACCCTGTTTGCCCGGATGTATGAGGACTGGGCGGCGGGGCGTATCACAGAATACAACTTCAATATGCTGTCCGGGAAGTACCAAAGCGAACAGGCGGAACTGGAAGAAAAGATTGAACAGCTTCAATCTGCTATTGCCGCTGAAAGCCAGAGTGCCGCAGACGCAGAAAAATGGATTGCCTTGATGAAAGAGTGCGTCAATCCCACGGAACTCACCGCTGAACTCTTGAACACGCTGATTGAAAAAATCCTTGTCCATGAGGCGGTCAAGAACGAGGACGGAAGCCGGGAACAGGAGGTAGAAATCTTCTACCGCTTCATCGGCAAAATTGATTGA
- a CDS encoding replication initiator protein A — protein sequence MTNTIYIHQPEKAFSFTRLPNFLFEAPTFKPLSNEAKVLYAFILRRTELSRKNGWADDCGRIFLYYPICEVVTLLHCGRQKAVNTLRELQYAGLVEIQKQGCGKPNRIFPKSYEAVPNTDFKKSRSGTPED from the coding sequence ATGACAAATACCATCTATATCCACCAGCCGGAAAAGGCGTTCAGCTTCACCCGGCTCCCGAATTTTCTCTTTGAAGCCCCCACATTCAAGCCCCTGTCCAACGAGGCAAAGGTTCTGTACGCCTTTATCCTGCGCCGGACAGAGTTATCCCGCAAGAATGGGTGGGCGGATGACTGCGGACGGATTTTCCTGTATTACCCTATCTGTGAAGTGGTCACACTGCTCCATTGTGGGCGGCAGAAAGCGGTGAATACCCTGCGGGAACTGCAATACGCCGGACTGGTGGAGATCCAGAAGCAGGGCTGTGGAAAACCCAACCGCATTTTCCCAAAATCCTATGAAGCGGTTCCAAACACCGACTTTAAGAAATCCCGTTCTGGTACACCGGAGGACTGA
- the bcrA gene encoding bacitracin ABC transporter ATP-binding protein BcrA, protein MDYIIETENLTKRYGTATVVDKVNLHVPKGKIYGLLGRNGAGKTTAMKMMLQLAFPTEGTVRLFGTNYKENIHTLYSKVGSIIETPGFYSNLTGYENLQILAKLRGGVSKSGVEKALEVVGLHKEKRKVFSDYSLGMKQRLGIAAAIMHEPELLILDEPINGLDPIGIVEIRSFLSELSHNHGITIFISSHVLSEIEQIADIIGVMHEGHLVEEVNISELHKRNRKYIQFDLSDSEIAGKILENHYHMTDFTVQDGTVRIYDFSQSVGEINREFARNGLLVTRINDSEENLEDYFSKLIGGGGIA, encoded by the coding sequence ATGGATTATATCATTGAAACAGAAAATCTTACGAAGCGATACGGAACAGCCACCGTTGTCGATAAGGTAAATCTTCATGTGCCAAAGGGCAAAATTTATGGTTTGCTCGGCAGAAACGGAGCAGGCAAAACCACAGCAATGAAAATGATGTTGCAGCTTGCTTTCCCAACGGAGGGAACGGTACGCTTGTTTGGCACAAACTATAAGGAAAATATCCATACCCTTTATAGCAAAGTAGGCTCTATTATCGAAACACCGGGATTTTACAGTAATTTAACAGGGTATGAGAATTTGCAAATTCTCGCTAAACTGCGAGGGGGAGTATCTAAAAGTGGAGTAGAAAAAGCTCTTGAAGTTGTGGGGCTGCATAAGGAGAAAAGAAAAGTCTTTTCCGATTATTCCCTCGGAATGAAGCAACGGCTTGGTATTGCCGCCGCCATTATGCACGAGCCGGAGCTTTTAATACTTGACGAACCGATTAACGGACTTGACCCCATTGGAATAGTTGAAATACGCTCATTTTTATCTGAACTTAGTCACAATCATGGCATTACCATTTTTATCTCAAGCCATGTTTTAAGCGAGATTGAACAGATAGCAGATATTATCGGCGTTATGCACGAGGGGCATTTAGTAGAGGAAGTGAATATATCCGAGCTTCACAAAAGGAATCGAAAATACATTCAATTTGATTTATCTGACAGTGAGATAGCCGGAAAGATTTTAGAAAACCACTACCACATGACGGATTTTACAGTGCAGGACGGTACGGTGAGAATTTATGACTTTAGCCAAAGTGTTGGAGAAATCAATCGAGAATTTGCACGAAATGGACTGCTCGTGACAAGGATAAATGATAGTGAGGAAAACTTAGAGGACTACTTTTCTAAACTGATTGGAGGTGGCGGTATTGCTTAA
- a CDS encoding GNAT family N-acetyltransferase, with the protein MRFIEVETKNRTADFINRLLTVWESSVRATHLFLSDSEIKKIKEYVPQALAGIAHLMIAEDDRGCPGAFMGIKDGTLEMLFISPEERGKGLGKRLLQYGIKTYAVERVAVNEQNPQAKGFYEHMGFQVYKRTDLDEQGNPYPLLYMSLNI; encoded by the coding sequence ATGAGATTCATTGAAGTAGAAACCAAAAACAGGACGGCGGATTTCATAAATCGGCTGCTGACGGTATGGGAAAGTTCTGTAAGAGCAACACACCTGTTTCTGTCGGACAGTGAAATCAAAAAGATAAAAGAATATGTACCGCAGGCGCTCGCTGGAATTGCGCATTTGATGATCGCAGAAGATGATAGGGGCTGCCCCGGGGCTTTTATGGGGATCAAGGACGGCACCTTGGAAATGCTGTTCATTTCCCCGGAAGAAAGAGGAAAGGGGCTCGGAAAGCGCCTGCTCCAATATGGGATTAAAACCTATGCCGTAGAGCGGGTGGCTGTGAATGAGCAAAACCCACAGGCCAAGGGCTTTTATGAACACATGGGCTTTCAGGTTTATAAAAGGACAGACCTTGACGAACAGGGCAATCCTTATCCGCTTTTATACATGAGCCTTAACATCTAA